The following are from one region of the Fusarium keratoplasticum isolate Fu6.1 chromosome 4, whole genome shotgun sequence genome:
- a CDS encoding Polyprenol reductase, with protein sequence MDLVQRSIDIASSLTPAQWCQSFFVLSAGLILFIQALPQDVRSALMDYGPRRPKDANPASGKPETSKQSFKAVRSFLKTLTNYGQVPHSWFLHFYIISVSFSAFWAWQYIQRGTVMRTIATLQDRPQESSMSLEQVFVAWLFMALQGSRRLYESLCVSKPGSSPMWFVHWALGLGYYTAMSVAVWIEGSSAILASWDSPNQPIQVPRKVPSALALYVVACLKQNQCHRYLASLKKYTLPSEGWFEYLVCPHYTCECLLYVAIAWIAAPPGQLLNKTVLCGLLFVAVNLGATAHGTRKWMANKFGADKVAKRWTMIPLVF encoded by the exons ATGGACCTGGTACAGAGGTCAATCGACATCGCGTCGTCCTTGACGCCGGCGCAATGGTGTCAAAGCTTCTTCGTCCTCTCGGCCGGCCTCATTCTCTTCATACAGGCACTCCCGCAGGATGTCCGCAGCGCTCTCATGGACTACGGCCCTCGACGACCCAAGGATGCAAATCCAGCAAGCGGAAAGCCGGAAACATCGAAGCAGAGTTTTAAAGCTGTCAGGTCATTCTTGAAGACCTTGACAAACTACGGACAGGTGCCTCACTCGTGGTTTCTGCACTTTTACATCATATCTGTGTCTTTTTCTGCTTTCTGGGCATGGCAGTATATTCAGAGGGGCACAGTCATGAGGACGATTGCGACCCTGCAAGACAGACCTCAAGAGTCATCGATGAGTCTGGAACAGGTATTCGTGGCCTGGTTATTCATGGCATTGCAGGGCTCGAGACGGCTTTATGAGAGTTTATGCGTGTCAAAGCCGGGATCCTCGCCCATGTGGTTTGTTCACTGGGCGCTCGGGCTTGGATACTACACCGCAATGAGCGTCGCTGTCTGGATCGAGGGCTCCA GCGCAATTCTCGCATCCTGGGACTCGCCCAACCAACCCATCCAAGTCCCGCGAAAGGTTCCGTCAGCCCTGGCCCTGTACGTTGTGGCATGCCTCAAGCAGAACCAATGCCATAGGTATTTGGCAAGCCTCAAAAAGTACACGCTTCCAAGCGAAGGGTGGTTTGAATACCTGGTCTGCCCACACTACACCTGCGAATGCCTTTTGTACGTCGCCATTGCCTGGATTGCCGCGCCCCCAGgccagctcctcaacaaAACGGTCCTATGCGGACTCTTGTTCGTGGCTGTGAACCTGGGCGCCACAGCTCACGGCACGAGGAAGTGGATGGCCAACAAGTTTGGAGCAGACAAGGTGGCCAAGAGGTGGACAATGATCCCTCTCGTATTCTAG